A single Nicotiana tabacum cultivar K326 chromosome 5, ASM71507v2, whole genome shotgun sequence DNA region contains:
- the LOC107821499 gene encoding pectin acetylesterase 8-like: MDEFRVEQQQSIKLEFENADVVEEILVSTKDIEDTYLVDSSVIGVEDADSPKVLVVERIGPYSKIFSTLCLDNDMEIKSSEPIEESSNEEQGAYILEFFLPESQDYTPHVKAKKRRRLHCSLGPIRFAPPPLEHNRKLEAKMGLLTELKKITSEQNVPNIYGTPFDYFSSQCTILIVNTTILHSAIEKGAVCLDGSPPAYLIDRGSGYGVNNWLIHIEGGGWCSTISECIKRTGTRYGSSIHMEDQYYFQGILSNKPNENPDFLNWNRVKVKYCDGASFTGDVEEVTGLHFRGARVFLAIMEDLLYKGMWKAENAILSGTSAGGLTAILHCDKFRSFFSTNARVKCISDAGFFVNIKTILGEPHIKQLYERVVTLHGSTKNLPRSCTSSYLDPSLCFFPQYAAQHIRTPLFVINSAYDSWQINNSLIPYNNWRYCKKDINVCSPSQIQTLQDFRVIFIRAVINGIRLTSASGYFITSCHSHKGIETPSYWFYPNSPTLVNKAIAQAVGEWFFVESIRFQEISCPYPCGKFCQS, translated from the exons ATGGATGAGTTCAGAGTAGAACAACaacaatcaatcaaactagaatttgagaatgccgatgttgtagaagagataTTAGTGTCAACCAAGGACATTGaagatacatatttagttgactctagtgtcattgGTGTTGAGGATGCTGACAGTCCCAAAGTTCttgtagttgagcgcattggtccataCTCCAAAattttttccacattgtgtttggatAATGATATGGAAATAAAGTCATCTGAACCAATTGAGGAGTCAAgcaatgaggaacaaggtgcatATATTCTGGAATTCTTCTTACCAGAAAGTCAGGATTACACACCTCATGTAAAGGCCAAGAAGCGTAGAAGATTACACTGTTCCCTAGGGCCAATTAGATTTGCTCCACCACCCCTGGAGCATAACCGGAAACTTGAAGCCAAAATGGGG ttattaacgGAGCTGAAGAAAATCACATCGGAGCAAAATGTTCCTAATATTTATGGTACTCCTTTTGACTATTTCTCAAGTCAGTGCACAATTTTAATAGTCAATACGACTATACTTCACAGTGCAATTGAAAAGGGAGCCG TTTGTTTGGACGGAAGTCCTCCTGCATACCTGATTGATAGGGGAAGTGGCTATGGAGTTAATAATTGGCTTATTCACATTGAG GGAGGGGGATGGTGTTCTACGATATCAGAGTGCATCAAACGTACCGGTACTAGGTATGGATCATCAATACACATGGAGGATCAATATTATTTTCAAGGAATTTTAAGCAACAAGCCTAACGAAAATCCAG ACTTTTTAAACTGGAATAGAGTAAAGGTTAAGTATTGCGATGGGGCATCTTTTACCGGTGACGTTGAAGAA gttaCAGGGCTGCACTTCAGAGGAGCAAGAGTTTTCCTTGCCATCATGGAGGATTTATTATACAAAGGAATGTGGAAAGCTGAAAAT GCCATTTTGAGTGGAACTTCAGCAGGGGGATTAACTGCAATACTACATTGTGACAAGTTTAGAAGTTTTTTCTCCACAAATGCTAGAGTTAAATGCATTTCTGATGCTGGTTTCTTTGTAAATAT AAAAACAATCCTAGGGGAACCACATATTAAGCAGCTATATGAAAGAGTTGTTACATTGCAC GGATCAACCAAGAACCTGCCACGATCTTGCACCAGCTCCTACTTAGATCCAAGTTTG TGCTTCTTCCCTCAGTATGCAGCACAACATATTCGGACCCCACTTTTCGTTATTAATTCGGCTTATGACTCTTGGCAG ataaataacAGCTTGATTCCTTATAATAACTGGAGGTACTGCAAGAAAGATATAAATGTATGCTCACCAAGTCAAATCCAAACTCTCCAAG ATTTCAGGGTAATATTTATAAGGGCAGTTATAAATGGAATAAGACTAACTTCAGCAAGTGGATATTTCATAACCTCCTGCCATTCCCACAAGGGCATTGAAACACCCAGCTATTGGTTCTACCCCAACTCTCCTACATTGGTTAATAAG
- the LOC107821078 gene encoding uncharacterized protein LOC107821078, translating into MLKKVMAKQQALAATMRNLERQMGHLASVQNTRSAGALPSDTEPNPKAQVNAVTLRNGRALEEVPKKKKNTNHPEGELAPKPVEGNEKDDKGPKPVIETRPSPPFPQRLQKQKDDAKYKKFLDILSQVSVNLPLVEIFKEVPKYGRYLRDIVANKRRHAEFETVALTEECSDRVQSKLPPKLKDPGSFTIPLSLGKQEVGRAPCDLGASINLMPSSLFKQLGLGVLIPNTITLQLADRSLVMPEGIIEDVLVRVGKFILPADFIVLDYKVDEEMPIILGRPFLATGGAIIDVRAGKLKMRVDDEEVTFNVYKALKLPKHYEDLCMITVVESKEIKQSPYVNYSDPDGTTELNEVVFPAERVKIIEKRTRDERGDLPSACKKARLHGRKKKRKRPA; encoded by the coding sequence ATGTTAAAGAAAGTGATGGCTAAACAGCAAGCCCTCGCCGCAACAATGAGAAATTTGGAGCGTCAAATGGGACATCTTGCCAGTGTTCAAAACACTAGATCAGCTGGAGCTCTTCCAAGTGATACTGAGCCCAATCCTAAAGCTCAAGTCAATGCAGTTACCTTGAGAAATGGAAGAGCActagaagaagttccaaagaaaaagaagaatacaaaTCATCCTGAAGGAGAATTAGCTCCCAAGCCAGTTGAGGGGAATGAGAAAGATGATAAAGGACCCAAGCCAGTAATTGAGACTAGGCCATCACCTCCGTTTCCACAAAGACTGCAGAAGCAAAAAGATGATGCTAAGTACAAGAAATTCCTAGATATTTTGAGCCAGGTGAGTGTGAATCTGCCTTTGGTGGAAATTTTTAAGGAAGTGCCTAAGTATGGAAGGTATCTCAGAGATATTGTGGCAAACAAACGAAGACATGCAGAGTTcgaaacagttgcacttactgaagagtgcaGTGACAGAGTTCAGAGTAaacttcctcctaagttgaaggatcctGGAAGTTTCACAATTCCTTTGTCTCTTGGAAAACAAGAAGTTGGTAGAGCCCcgtgtgatttgggggctagtataaatttgatgccatccTCTTTGTTCAAGCAACTCGGATTGGGGGTGCTTATACCTAATACAATCACTTTACAGCTAGCAGATAGGTCACTAGTCATGCCCGAAGGAAttattgaggatgtgttagttcgagtgggaaagtttATTCTTCCTGCTGATTTTATTGTTCTTGATTACAAGGTAGATGAGGAAATGCCCATTATTTTGGGGCGACCATTCTTAGCTACTGGTGGAGCAATTATTGATGTGAGAGCAGGGAAGTTAAAAATGAGAGTTGACGATGAGGAGGTCACTTTTAATGTGTACAAGGCACTTAAGCTTCCTAAGCATTATGAGGACTTGTGCATGATTACTGTGGTAGAATCGAAGGAGATAAAGCAGAGTCCTTATGTGAATTATAGTGATCCAGATGGGACAACTGAGTTAAATGAGGTGGTATTTCCAGCTGAGCGTGTTAAGATAATTGAGAAAAGAACCAGAGATGAAAGAGGAGACCTTCCGAGTGCGTGCAAAAAGGCTAGACTTCAtgggagaaagaagaagagaaagcgcCCAGCCTGA